A stretch of Monomorium pharaonis isolate MP-MQ-018 chromosome 7, ASM1337386v2, whole genome shotgun sequence DNA encodes these proteins:
- the LOC105830649 gene encoding uncharacterized protein LOC105830649: protein MRIVDEQAGRRGFRVPAAVTLRECSVVIVGSKCRICGRDFKCESDVALHTQWRHNAAAGYGSLMDILDHGLNLGDLGDQKCDVCDMPFGTISDLRIHKRLMHRHQQRSRQRGRRSRREMVRVKFKLNGVTTTDVSLDRRYMINLQNGSSETEQYLVDVFTQTLEPQESERHQDDRATGSSIDLSFPNHVANKSHMQHGDGIRPHKAGPTNRYIVGKFTSTKDDATACRTVVVGRSLVKITNTPHKDAIAGSDGSCEGYKSHCYLTSQETEADVFIKAFADSLDRDKKDASRTNERDKRSVYCQSEISLSNNDTKVFLVCQPETSDDTSLGSKQNSWPSESPRYSIGWSDEVAGIQETAGLANFVIDSTETIVNNHEEYHDIDRDVKRLHPPPLRRFNEKIESMNVNTSIDDDVQEVLRITRGNAQCDINHESPNRMEREILVQNAVSDTFTLPPQVEQQQIVCPEKCNVAFTTNYEPSDYRSFMTVTESNYEFLTNSFDKKLGIYLEDLHHYGIRLYNDLPEINNNFEEYAVYGHQDFFETWKQSGEPQYGLKTNDNEPAVVLD from the coding sequence ATGCGCATCGTCGACGAGCAGGCGGGCAGAAGAGGCTTCCGCGTCCCCGCTGCCGTGACTCTGCGTGAGTGCAGCGTCGTCATCGTCGGCAGCAAATGCAGGATATGCGGCAGGGACTTCAAGTGCGAGAGTGACGTCGCTCTGCACACGCAATGGCGGCACAACGCGGCCGCAGGATACGGCTCGCTGATGGACATCCTGGACCACGGTCTGAACCTCGGGGATCTCGGGGATCAGAAGTGCGACGTGTGCGACATGCCGTTCGGGACGATCTCAGATCTGAGGATCCACAAGCGGCTAATGCACAGGCATCAGCAGCGGTCCAGGCAGAGGGGGAGACGAAGCCGGAGGGAGATGGTGCGCGTGAAATTCAAACTCAACGGCGTGACGACGACTGACGTGAGTCTCGATCGGaggtacatgataaatttgcAGAACGGCAGTTCCGAGACAGAACAATATCTCGTCGACGTGTTTACGCAAACGCTCGAGCCCCAGGAAAGCGAGAGACATCAAGATGACCGCGCTACTGGGAGTAGTATCGATTTGTCTTTCCCGAACCATGTTGCGAACAAGAGTCACATGCAACACGGTGACGGTATACGGCCCCACAAAGCCGGCCCTACGAATCGATACATTGTAGGTAAATTCACGTCCACGAAAGACGACGCGACAGCTTGTCGCACGGTCGTGGTGGGGAGAAGTCTCGTAAAGATCACGAATACGCCACACAAAGACGCAATTGCCGGCAGCGACGGGTCGTGCGAAGGGTACAAAAGTCATTGTTATCTCACCTCTCAGGAAACCGAAGCGGATGTTTTTATCAAAGCTTTCGCTGATAGCTTAGATCGCGATAAGAAAGATGCTTCGAGGACGAACGAGCGAGACAAGAGAAGCGTATATTGCCAGAGCGAAATTTCACTCAGCAACAACGATACGAAAGTCTTTCTCGTCTGCCAGCCGGAGACGTCCGACGACACGTCGCTCGGGTCCAAACAAAATTCTTGGCCCAGTGAAAGCCCTCGCTATTCTATCGGATGGTCTGATGAAGTAGCAGGGATCCAAGAAACTGCCGGATTGGCCAACTTCGTAATAGATTCTACGGAAactattgttaataatcaTGAAGAGTATCATGACATTGATAGAGACGTGAAGCGTTTGCACCCTCCTCCGTTACGTCGATTTAACGAAAAAATCGAGTCGATGAATGTTAATACGAGTATTGACGACGACGTACAGGAAGTGCTGCGAATAACGAGAGGAAATGCGCAGTGCGACATCAATCACGAATCGCCTAATCGTATGGAAAGAGAGATATTGGTACAAAACGCTGTAAGCGATACGTTTACGTTACCTCCGCAGGTAGAGCAACAGCAGATTGTCTGTCCAGAGAAATGCAACGTCGCGTTTACAACGAACTATGAACCGTCCGATTATCGGTCTTTCATGACCGTGACTGAAAGCAATTACGAGTTCCTGACAAATTCCTTCGACAAAAAATTGGGCATTTATTTGGAGGATCTGCATCATTACGGCATCAGACTCTACAACGATTTGCCGGAAATTAATAACAACTTTGAAGAATACGCGGTATATGGTCACCAAGATTTCTTCGAAACGTGGAAGCAATCGGGCGAGCCGCAGTACGGACTGAAAACGAACGACAACGAACCAGCTGTTGTATTAGATTGA